DNA from Rhinoderma darwinii isolate aRhiDar2 chromosome 6, aRhiDar2.hap1, whole genome shotgun sequence:
tCTCTGTTATtgtagagcttttcatggtctCCTTTGTTATtgtagagcttttcatggtcttcttctctgttactgtagagcttttcatggtcttcttctctgttactgtagatcttttcatggtcttctctgttattgtagagcttttcatggtcttcttctctattactgtagagcttttcatggtcttctctgttactgtagagcttttcatggtcttctctgttactgtagagcttttcatggtcttctctgttactgtagatcttttcatggtcttcttctctgttactgtagatcttttcatggtcttctctgttattgtagagcttttcatggtcttcttCTCTGTTACTGTAGATCTTTTCATGGTCTTCTTCTCTGTTATtgtagagcttttcatggtcttcttctctgttactgtagagcttttcatggtcttctctgttactgtagatcttttcatggtcttcttctctgttactgtagagcttttcatggtcttcttCTCTGTTATtgtagagcttttcatggtctCCTTTGTTATtgtagagcttttcatggtctCCTTTGTTATtgtagagcttttcatggtcttctctgttactgtagagcttttcatggccttctctgttactgtagagcttttcatggtcttcttCTCTGTTACTGTAGATCTTTTCATGGTTTTCTTCTCTGttactgtagagcttttcatggtcttcttCTCTGTTACTGTAGATCTTTTCATGGTCTTCTTCTCTGTTATtgtagagcttttcatggtcttcttCTCTGTTATtgtagagcttttcatggtcttcttctctgttactgtagatcttttcatggtcttctctgttattgtagagcttttcatggtcttctgttactgtagagcttttcatggtcttcttctctgttactgtagagcttttcatggtcttcttctctgttactgtagagcttttcatggtcttcttCTCTGTTACTGTAGATCTTTTCATGGTCTTCTTCTCTGTTACTGTAGATCTTTTCATGGTCTTCTTCTATGTTATTGTAGATCTTTTCATGGTCTTCTTCTCTGTTATtgtagagcttttcatggtcttcttCTATGTTATtgtagagcttttcatggtcttcttctctgttactgtagatcttttcatggtcttcttctctgttactgtagagcttttcatggtctTCCTCTCTGTTACTGTAGATCTTTTCATGGTCTTTTCTGTTACTGTAGATCTTTTCATGGTCTTCTCTGTTACTGTAGAGCTATTCATGGTCTTCTCTGttactgtagagcttttcatggtcttctctgttactgtagagcttttcatggtcttcttctctgttactgtagagcttttcatggtcttctctgttactgtagagcttttcatggtcttctctgttactgtagagctattcatggtcttctctgttactgtagagcttttcatggtcttctctgttactgtagagcttttcatggCCTTCTCTGTTACTGTAGATCTTTTCATGGTCTTCTTCTCTGTTACTTTAGAGCTTTTCATATTTATGTTTAATATCTGTAAGTCTGTTTCTTATGCCATATAACCAGGGAAAACTCTATATTTAGGGGCATCTCCCTTACTGTAGGTTCTGGACTCTCATTAATGTATATTAAAGACTATACCTTTTGCTGTAGGTCTAGGTCCACCTCTTGTTGTAGAATCAGGTCCTTCCCTATCATTCGACTGGTCGGTCACTCTCATCTTCACTATAACCAGTCCCAAACTTCTCTCCCAGTAGAATGTATttaaacatataaatatatatatatatttgtatcatTCTCTCTCCACAGGTCATTTATGTGGCCCGAAATCCTAAGGATGTACTAGTGTCATATTATCATTTCCACCGTATGGCCGCTATCCTCCCAGATCCGGGGACATTTGAGGAATATCTACAAAAGTTCATAGAGGGGAAAAGTACATATAATATTTATACGAATTACCTGTGAAAACATTTTGAATGGGTCCTTATAATGAGGGCACAGTTGAACCCACTCATATAGTCTCTCAAAATACCTCTCTGTGAGGTGGCACAACCATTCAGCAGAGCCGAGAGAGCGCACTGCTCAGAAACAGGAAGAATTTCTTTATTTAATTGATCCGAGGGGTGATGATAGATTTATATGATTGTATAAATTAATACATTATGAAAGGCATTGAGACACAAGTGAGAATTACTACGTTCTCCATGTAAACTATGGGTGGGGTATATGACCCCCTCGATGTGTTCATACCTCATCCTCATATTTGTAAATGATATATccacttttgcaaccatttttttttatagttctctTGAatttaaataaattaggcaactttacaaatagtcttaataaaaaaatctcctaTCGTTTtgggtatacagctcctatgcagacctatttgtctccatggttacaggctacaaacaaaccctgtgtagtctgatcctgcagtcatgtgttgctGTCTCATTTACATTCTCTAAAATAGAAAGAAAAGGGAGAGGCAGTGGACTACCACATTTTGTGTTATCCTTTGACACAATTGCTaaaactctccccccccccccctatgtatGTTAAAATATTACAAGAAAACACAAATCCCAAGCTGTCATGAAGAACCAATATAActaatcactttaaaaaaaacatatatatatctgAGCATTAAAACCTTAAATATATCTACATGGGTCTCCATGGCAACAGACTACCAACAAACCATGTGTAGTCAGATCTTCCAGTCATGTTTTACTTTCTTCCATCTACTCCCTTCTTCTACTTTCTGTAGATTAACATGAACAGGGTCCGGATGGAGGGCGGGTAACACATGACTGTAGGAAACCCTTTAATGTGTCTTCCTTTCCCTCTGTAGTTTCTTATGGATCATGGGGCGATCATGTTAAGGACTGGTGGAAGATAAGACAACAGAGAAACATCCTCTACCTCTTTTATGAAGACATGCTAGAGGTGAGGAGAATGGGCTTTTCTTAACCAATGCCGATGTCTAATTGGCGTGTGTGGGCTCTGCAAATGCTTGGTGTTCATCATTCTATGGCCGCTCTACCATGTGCTGATGTGAACATGGGTTGGCATTTTGATTTTGTTATGCGGCCCTCACTCCTTTAGTGTACACTACACAACTGTGTTCTTTATGACATATGAATATTGAATCTAAACCTTTGTTTAGGATCCAAAATGTGAGATCAGGAAGGTGATGAAGTTCATAGAGAAGGATCTATCTGAAGATGTTCTGGAGAAGATACACCAGTCTACAACGTTCAAGGCCATGAAAGAAAACCGCATGGCCAATTACAGGACCATCCCTTCCACCGTCATGGACCATACCATCTCTCCCTTTATGAGGAAAGGTACCGTGTGTCACCATAATGACTAGTATAATAACATCTGGAAAACATGGTATTTCTGTAGTAGACATTCGATGGCTTTCTCTTATTCCAGGAACCTGCGGAGACTGGAAGGGACATTTCACGGTGGCTCAAAATCAATTATTTGATGAATATTACGAGAGAGAAATGGCTGATACCGACCTGACATTTCACTTCTAGGACCAGGAAATTACCCTCATGCCCTCCGAAATTCCTCAAGGTTAAGAGTCCATCAGATGGCAACAGAATTTTTTCCAGACGGcttctttatttttatatgtcAGCTAACAGGAGCAACTCCCATAATTCTCACATGACAGATGGATTTTCAAGTGATTCCCTATTATATTCTGAACTTTCAACAAGGGTTGGCAACCCCTTAAATATTTTTCTGGACAACAGAACCAAAAATCAAGGACAGACCCATATTTTTAAGGCCATATGCCCCGCCTCTTTATATAGGCCACGCCCTCAGCCACCCTCAACCTAATGCCCTTGAGTCAGTACAGCAATGCACATGGCCCCTTTATCAGCCAGCAACAATTAATTAGGACAGACCACCGAACCCAAAAATAATTAAGACTCACCCCAAAAATAGGATAGATCCCACAATTATCTAAGATACACCCCAGAACTAATTATGACAGACCACAGCCCCCGAAATTAAATACAGACTGAAACCCCAAAACGAATAAATCCAGATCCCAAACTGCATCACTACAAACCCCAGATTTAGTGCAGGGCTGCGGCCTGATGATGTATGCAGGCGGGGGATGCAGGACACTGGAGGACAGGAACGCTATGTGACTGCTCCTCCATTCGTTGACAGTCATCTTTTTTGCACTGTGCATGTCACATGATGACGAACGCTGCCGCCATGCAAAATTCAGGAATTCTAGGAATAaataacagtgttttttttttgctggacactAAAGACACCCGTTTTTTGTTGACTGTCTATACATTGACGGACAGTTGTTAACCCTGCTTCAATTAGGGATAATAGCGATTACCTCAGTGTGCGCTGTACCAGGTTGCCTCCCTATATGCAGCTGATAGGTGCTCAATAGCGCCATCTAGGTGCAGCAATATATGAAGTTGTTTTACCACTAATGCATAGAATCTGACACTTTATTTACAGTAATTCTATAATTTCTCTGACCTATATAAATAATGGCAGGAAAGATAAGAAAATGAACTTTGTAAGAGTTTGCGTCGTCTGTTCTGcttcattttaaaaactttttgggaatcaGATACTGTTCTTCTTTGGTTTTTTCAGTATTAAATATAAGATTACATTATCTGGACGTTTTTATTTACAATACACATCAAATGGGATATGGTAgagaaaattattttatagagTCCCTATTATAGGGACAGTACATCTCATGAATATTGGTCCCGCCTACAACATGGCTGCCTACCACATTATTTTCCATTATATCAGGGGTTGCCACATCTTCCACCCAACTATATATATAAAGggagagtgtgtggcactatctacagagggctgtctgtggcattatctacatacagagggctgtctgtggcactatctacagagggctgtctgtgggactatctacagggggctgtctgtggcactatctacagagggctgtctgtggcattatctacatacagAGGGctgtctgtggcattatctacatacagAGGGctgtctgtggcattatctacatacagAGGGctgtctgtggcattatctacatacagagggctgtctgtggcactatctacagggggctgtctgtggcactatctacagagggctgtctgtggcactatctacagagggctgtctgtggcattatctacagagggctgtctgtggcattatctacagagggctgtctgtggcactatctacagggggctgtctgtggcactatctacagagggctgtctgtggcactatctacagagggctgtctgtggcattatctacagagggctgtctgtggcattatctacagagggctgtctgtggcactatctacagggggctgtctgtggcactatctacagagggctgtctgtggcactatcta
Protein-coding regions in this window:
- the LOC142656035 gene encoding sulfotransferase 1C2-like translates to MVNRPPLKVVSGMPILGPFAENWANVQRFQAREGDLLIDTYPKSGTTWISEIVDLILHNGDNKKTQRGAIYERVPFLEYAVPEMPTGTESLNAMESPRLIKSHLPVHLMPNSFWEKNCKVIYVARNPKDVLVSYYHFHRMAAILPDPGTFEEYLQKFIEGKISYGSWGDHVKDWWKIRQQRNILYLFYEDMLEDPKCEIRKVMKFIEKDLSEDVLEKIHQSTTFKAMKENRMANYRTIPSTVMDHTISPFMRKGTCGDWKGHFTVAQNQLFDEYYEREMADTDLTFHF